AGCGGGCAGGAAACGGGGAATCTCCCCCGGGAAGGAGCTGTCGCAGAACCGCCCAGTTCCCACTGAAGGAAGCCGTGGAGAGGACCCAGCGACCGCGAGTGGAAGAAGGGGATCTGTTTCCCTGTTTCGACTTCGCCCCCTGCTCACAGTCCTTGTAAGAGTTACTCGATCAGTCTGAGAATCCGCTTCCGGGTGTTTTATCTACAAGAGAGGTTTAGATTTATTTGGTTGTAAAGTATGAATAGAACGGCATTAAATAGAGCATGTTTACAGAAACACTTCATTTAGACCTCAAGGTTTCTAACAGGAACACCGATCACGGTGATTTTGGGAGCTGTCAAATACATTCAGCACATTTCATGGCATGATAGTGTCACTTGgaaaagaattgtgaatgattAGTTAGCGTCACATTGTAAAGAAAACTATATGCACTTCTCCTGAACTAGAACAGTGAAAAGCGTTGCAGGTGAGTACTCGGCAACAACCTCAAACAGAAGTGCCTGGAATGGAAAATGGCAAAACCGGAGCTAATTAAAGGCGATATGCGGAGCACGGTAAGAAGCAATACCTACAGACTGCCACATGATGCCGCTCTGACATAATAAACGCATGATGAAAAAGGGGGAGGATGAGGGGAACACCTTCCGGTACCCGTGAGAAATAAAGCAGATGACAGAAAGAGCTGCAAGGAAGAGGACGCGCAGCCATTGCAAGAGGATCCTAATACCGAGTGCAGCCAGAAACTATAAATATACACATCAGTACCTACATGGTGGAGAGAAGACGAAATTGGTGACAGCAATGGGCGTTTGCGGACCAACACGGCTGAGGTGGGGGCCTGTGGTgcgggtgctggtgctgcaggcgGCCTGGGCGCTGGGCGGCGGGCAGGTGCGCTACTCGGTGCCGGAGGAAGCCAAGGGCGGCACGGTGGTGGGGCGGCTGGCGCAGGACCTGGGCCTGGAGGCGGGCGAGGCGGAGGCGCGGCGGCTGCGGCTGGTGGCGCAGGGCCGGCGGGCGAGCGTGGAGGTGAGCGGGGCGAGCGGGGCGCTGGTGGTGAGCTCGCGGCTGGACCGGGAGGAGCTGTGCGGGAAGAGCGCGCCCTGCGCCCTGcgcctggaggtgctgctggagcgGCCGCTGCGCGTCTTCCACGTGGAGGTGGAGGTCACCGACATCAACGACAATGCGCCGCTCTTCCCCGCCGCTCTGGTAAACCTTAGTTTATCGGAAAACTCGCCTCCCGATTCCCGTTTCCCGCTGGAGGGCGCGTCGGATGCGGATATCGGAGCCAACGCGCAGCTCTCCTATACCCTCAGTCCCAGCGAGCACTTCGCTCTGGACGTGAAATCTTCAGATGAAAATATGAAGTCGCTGTTCCTGGTGCTGACGAAAGGTCTGGACCGTGAGTCGTTGGCCGAGCACCGTCTGGTGCTGACGGCGATTGATGGGGGCAGGCCGGCATTGACGGGCACGGTGGAGCTGTTGGTGTCGGTGCTGGATGCGAACGACAACGCGCCCCAGTTCAACCAGTCGGTGTATAAAGTGCGGCTGCCGGAGAACGCGACAGAGGGAACATTGGTGACTCAAGTGGGAGCCACCGACCTGGACGAGGGAATTAATCACGAATTTTCCTTCCGCATCGTCAGTTTAGTTCCTGCTACCAAGAGAGATGTCTTTAGCATTGATGCACAAACGGGGGAGATCCGTCTGCGAGGCCCCCTGGACTTTGAAGAAGTGCGGTTATATGAGTTACAAATCGCGGCGAGAGACAAGGGCGTTCCGCCTTTATCAGGGCACTGCAGCGTgatgctggaggtgctggacGTGAACGACAACGCGCCCGAGGTGTGGGTGACGTCGCTGTCGGTGCCGGTGCCCGAGGACGCGTCGGTGGGGACGGTGGTGGCGCTGCTGAGCGTGTCGGACCGGGACTCGGGGGCGAACGGGCGGGTGCGCTGCGCGGTGTGGCCGCCGGCGCCGTTCGGGCTGGTGGCGACGTTCGCGGGCTCGTACTCGCTGGTGCTGCGGGAGGCGCTGGACCGGGAGCGGGTGTCGGAGTACGAGGTGGAGGTGCGGGCGGAGGACGGCGGGGCGCCGCCGCTGCGCGCCAGCCGCGGGCTGCGGGTGCCGGTGTCGGACGTGAACGACAACGCGCCGGCGTTCGCGCAGGCCGTGTACACGGTGCTGGCGCGGGAGAACAACGCGGCGGGCGCGGAGCTGGCGCGGCTGTGGGCGCGGGACCCGGACGAGGCGGGCAACGGGCGCGTGAGCTACTCGGTGGCGGAGGGGGGCGCGGGCGCGGGCGCGGGGTCGGGCGCGGGGTCGGGGTGGCGTCCGGCGTCGAGCTACGTGTCGGTGGACGCGGAGAGCGGGCGTCTGTGGGCGCTGCGGCCCCTGGACTACgaggagctgcaggtgctgcagttCGAGGTGCGTGCGGTGGACGCGGGCGAGCCGCCGCTGTGCGGCAACGCCACGGTGCAGCTGTTCGTGGTGGACGAGAACGACAACGCGCCGGCGCTGCTGCCGCCTGCCGGCGGCGGGCCGGGGCCCTGGGCTGCGGGCGAGGCGTCGGCGTCGGCGTCGGCGCCGGGGTCGCTGTGGGCGTGGGCGGCGTGGGGGGCGCCGGCGGGGCAGGTGGTGGCGAAGATCCGCGCGGTGGACGCGGACTCGGGCTACAACGCGTGGCTGCGCTACGAGCTGTGGGAGCCGCGGGGCAAGGGCCCGTTCCGCGTGGGGCTGTACAGCGGCGAGGTGAGCACGGCGCGGGCGCTGGAGGAGGCGGACGGCCCGCGGCAGAGGCTGCTGATCGTGGTGCGGGACCACGGGGAGCCGTCGCGCTCGGCCACGGCCACGCTGAGCGTGTCGCTGGTGGAGGGCGCCGAGGCGGCGCtgtcggcggcggcggcgggggcgtcGTCGTCGGGGGCGGGTGTGCGGCCGGCGGCGGGCGCGGagggcggcgcggcggcggcggcggcggcgacgAACGTGTGGCTGGTGGTGGCCATCTGCGCGGTGTCGAGCCTGTTCCTGCTGGCGGTGGTGCTGTACGGGGCGTCGCGCTGGGCGCCGCGGGCGGCCGTGCTGGCGGGGCCCGGGCCGGCCACGCTGGTGTGCGCCAGCGAGGTGGGCAGCTGGTCGTACTCGCAGCGCCAGAGCCGGAGCCTGTGCGTGGCGGACGGCGCGGGCAAGAGCGACCTGATGGTTTTCAGCCCCAactgcccgccgccgcccggccccgcggcagAAA
The genomic region above belongs to Anas platyrhynchos isolate ZD024472 breed Pekin duck chromosome 14, IASCAAS_PekinDuck_T2T, whole genome shotgun sequence and contains:
- the LOC101797191 gene encoding protocadherin alpha-2 isoform X4, which encodes MTERAARKRTRSHCKRILIPSAARNYKYTHQYLHGGEKTKLVTAMGVCGPTRLRWGPVVRVLVLQAAWALGGGQVRYSVPEEAKGGTVVGRLAQDLGLEAGEAEARRLRLVAQGRRASVEVSGASGALVVSSRLDREELCGKSAPCALRLEVLLERPLRVFHVEVEVTDINDNAPLFPAALVNLSLSENSPPDSRFPLEGASDADIGANAQLSYTLSPSEHFALDVKSSDENMKSLFLVLTKGLDRESLAEHRLVLTAIDGGRPALTGTVELLVSVLDANDNAPQFNQSVYKVRLPENATEGTLVTQVGATDLDEGINHEFSFRIVSLVPATKRDVFSIDAQTGEIRLRGPLDFEEVRLYELQIAARDKGVPPLSGHCSVMLEVLDVNDNAPEVWVTSLSVPVPEDASVGTVVALLSVSDRDSGANGRVRCAVWPPAPFGLVATFAGSYSLVLREALDRERVSEYEVEVRAEDGGAPPLRASRGLRVPVSDVNDNAPAFAQAVYTVLARENNAAGAELARLWARDPDEAGNGRVSYSVAEGGAGAGAGSGAGSGWRPASSYVSVDAESGRLWALRPLDYEELQVLQFEVRAVDAGEPPLCGNATVQLFVVDENDNAPALLPPAGGGPGPWAAGEASASASAPGSLWAWAAWGAPAGQVVAKIRAVDADSGYNAWLRYELWEPRGKGPFRVGLYSGEVSTARALEEADGPRQRLLIVVRDHGEPSRSATATLSVSLVEGAEAALSAAAAGASSSGAGVRPAAGAEGGAAAAAAATNVWLVVAICAVSSLFLLAVVLYGASRWAPRAAVLAGPGPATLVCASEVGSWSYSQRQSRSLCVADGAGKSDLMVFSPNCPPPPGPAAENASAEKGPSLSPYSSGTPKHPNPDWRYSASLRAGMQSAVHMEEAGILRGGPGGPDQQWPTVSSATPEPEAGEVSPPVGAGVNSNSWTFKFGPGNPKQGGPGELPDKFIIPGSPAIISIRQEPPNSQIDKSDFITFGKKEETKKKKKKKKGNKTQEKKEKGNSTTENSDQ